The Candidatus Methylomirabilota bacterium genomic sequence GCGGATGAGCGCCAGCGAGATGCCGGCGCCGTCCGGGTTGCCGGGACCCGGCGAGATCACGATGCCCTCGGGCTCCAGGCGCTCGATCTCCTCGACCGTGATCTTGTCGTTGCGCGCCACGCGCATCGTGGCGCCCAGCTCGCCCAGGTACTGGACCAGGTTGTAGGTGAACGAGTCGTAGTTGTCGAGAACGAGAATCATGGTTCTACCGGATCCGGGGGGGAGCGCCGGCTGCCGCTCCTTGGTTTTCGCTTGCCTCGGAACTGGCGGGGCCCAGCCCGCCGAAGTTCCTCGGCTCGCCCTGCGCCCCGGGCCCCCCCACCCGCCTTCGTATGATCACCGTGCTTTGCCTTCTCTTGACCCGCCGGTTTCTTGGGAGACGCGGAGCGCCAGCAGCATGCCGCGCGACTTGGAGCAGGTCTCGAGCCACTCCGTCTTGGGGTCCGAGTCGGCCACGATGCCCGCGCCCACCTGGATCGAGGCGCGGCCGCCGTGGCAGACCACGGTGCGGATGGTGATGCAGGAGTCGAGGTTGCCCGAGTACGAGACGTACCCGACGGCGCCGCCGTACGGTCCGCGACGGGTGGGCTCGAGCTCTTCGATGATCTCCATGGCCCGGATCTTCGGCGCCCCCGTCAGCGTCCCCGCCGGGAAGCAGGCCTCGAGCACGTGGAAGGCGTCGCGCCCCGGCTCGAGCCGGCCGCGGACGTGGCTGACGAGGTGCATGACGTGCGAGTAGCGCTCGACCACCATGAACTCCGTCACCTCGACCGAGCCGATCCTGGACACCCGCCCGAGGTCGTTGCGGCCGAGGTCCACGAGCATCACGTGCTCGGCGCGCTCCTTGGGGTCGGACTGCATCTCGGCCGCGAGCTTGTCGTCCTCCGC encodes the following:
- a CDS encoding anthranilate/aminodeoxychorismate synthase component II (TrpG; with TrpE catalyzes the formation of anthranilate and glutamate from chorismate and glutamine; TrpG provides the glutamine amidotransferase activity); the encoded protein is MILVLDNYDSFTYNLVQYLGELGATMRVARNDKITVEEIERLEPEGIVISPGPGNPDGAGISLALIR